A single region of the Streptococcus sanguinis genome encodes:
- a CDS encoding ATP-dependent nuclease yields MKLHKIIIQGYKRHKKTELLFSDATFLIGENNVGKSSVLEAVELLLTDSKKIEESLFYLDESGNRVDRIVLEAEFRELGEEAKSWRGFKGRLFSYEEDTNTKYRFFYKKTFSKDGSRKVEAKSLEKKLKSEFVSLKTIAEFIDKGFDESKLEKPFDDIKKKLNKKQLADFFDIYESDFDFYDYGDNEVWVENPGGIAGNVLAKLPKILFIPAYDNREDLGENRGALQSILYELFTEVRNSSAHYKEAQKHLDLLSKEMNAQKSETSFGKMMTELNATMDSVFSGVSMKATTILSDPDKTIKPTFNVTMLSNIETSVEHQGTGVIRSAVFALLKYKAERDLRKVNQERNLIICFEEPEIYLHPNAANQMRDTIYDLAYSGSNQIICTTHSPYMIDLSRKAGQVLNYLSFDSSEDDLPIIKNNPFNHKEAFKKLHEEDKVYVKLLLKMDDYLSRIFFAKNVLIIEGDTEEIVLRETILATPDELKKKIKNDWQIIRARGKPVIISVIKYMRAMGIIPYVMHDKDSGTTGAVKFNQPIREALECDSKLFVLEECIEEVLGYEAPSADKPYNAFKYIQDNWITEDRYDYDKISEKWRNTFEKIFKD; encoded by the coding sequence TTGAAATTACATAAAATTATCATTCAGGGATATAAACGTCACAAAAAGACCGAACTATTATTTTCGGATGCTACTTTTCTAATCGGGGAAAATAATGTTGGCAAGAGTAGTGTTTTAGAAGCTGTTGAATTATTACTCACAGATAGTAAAAAAATTGAGGAATCGTTGTTTTATCTAGATGAATCTGGCAATAGAGTTGATAGAATTGTGTTGGAGGCTGAATTTCGAGAGCTGGGTGAAGAAGCGAAAAGTTGGCGTGGCTTTAAAGGTCGTTTGTTTTCTTATGAAGAAGATACGAATACAAAATATAGATTCTTCTATAAAAAAACATTTTCAAAGGATGGTTCTCGTAAAGTAGAGGCAAAGAGTCTAGAAAAAAAACTAAAATCTGAGTTTGTTAGCCTTAAAACAATTGCAGAATTTATTGATAAAGGTTTTGATGAATCGAAGTTAGAGAAACCATTCGATGATATTAAAAAGAAATTGAATAAAAAGCAACTTGCAGATTTTTTTGATATTTATGAATCGGACTTTGATTTTTATGATTATGGTGACAATGAAGTCTGGGTAGAAAATCCTGGTGGTATAGCTGGAAATGTACTAGCAAAGTTACCAAAAATTTTATTTATTCCAGCTTATGATAATCGCGAAGATTTAGGTGAAAACAGAGGTGCACTTCAGTCAATTCTGTATGAGTTATTTACGGAAGTAAGAAATTCTTCAGCTCATTATAAAGAGGCACAAAAGCATTTAGACTTGTTATCAAAAGAAATGAATGCTCAAAAAAGCGAGACATCATTTGGTAAAATGATGACAGAGTTAAATGCTACTATGGATAGTGTGTTTTCAGGTGTTTCTATGAAAGCGACAACAATTCTTTCGGATCCTGATAAGACAATTAAACCAACATTTAATGTTACTATGCTTAGTAATATTGAAACCTCAGTTGAGCACCAAGGAACTGGTGTAATTAGATCGGCTGTATTTGCATTGTTAAAATACAAAGCTGAGAGAGATTTACGAAAAGTGAATCAAGAAAGAAATTTAATAATTTGTTTCGAGGAACCAGAAATTTATCTTCATCCAAATGCAGCTAATCAAATGAGGGATACTATTTATGATTTAGCTTATTCTGGAAGTAATCAAATTATTTGTACAACTCATTCTCCATATATGATAGATCTTAGTCGGAAAGCTGGGCAAGTATTGAACTATCTCTCATTTGATAGTAGTGAAGATGATTTGCCTATTATTAAAAATAATCCATTTAATCATAAGGAAGCATTCAAAAAATTACATGAGGAAGATAAAGTATATGTGAAATTATTATTAAAAATGGATGATTACCTATCCAGAATCTTTTTTGCTAAGAATGTACTAATTATTGAAGGCGACACAGAAGAGATTGTTCTTAGAGAGACAATATTAGCTACACCTGATGAATTGAAGAAAAAGATTAAAAACGATTGGCAGATAATACGTGCAAGAGGGAAACCAGTAATTATTTCTGTAATCAAGTATATGAGAGCTATGGGAATTATACCTTATGTTATGCATGATAAAGATAGTGGAACAACTGGAGCAGTGAAATTTAATCAACCTATTCGAGAAGCTTTAGAATGTGATTCAAAACTATTTGTTTTAGAGGAGTGCATTGAAGAAGTTTTAGGCTATGAAGCACCTAGTGCAGACAAACCATACAATGCCTTTAAATATATTCAAGATAATTGGATAACAGAAGATAGGTATGATTATGATAAAATTTCAGAAAAATGGAGAAATACTTTTGAGAAAATATTTAAAGATTAA
- the gndA gene encoding NADP-dependent phosphogluconate dehydrogenase, with the protein MTKANFGVVGMAVMGRNLALNIESRGYTVAIYNRSANKTEDVIASHPEKNFVPSYDVESFVNSIEKPRRIMLMVQAGPGTDATIQALLPHLDKGDILIDGGNTFYKDTIRRNEELANSGINFIGTGVSGGEKGALEGPSIMPGGQKEAYELVADVLEEISAKAPEDGAPCVTYIGPDGAGHYVKMVHNGIEYGDMQLIAESYDLMQHLLGLSASEMADIFTEWNKGELDSYLIEITADILTRKDDEGQDGPIVDYILDAAGNKGTGKWTSQSSLDLGVPLPLITESVFARYISTYKDERVAASKVLPKPATFTFEGDKAELIEKIRQALYFSKIMSYAQGFAQLRVASKENNWNLPFGEIASIWRAGCIIRARFLQKITDAYGRDADLANLLLDEYFMDITAKYQQAVRDVVSLAVQAGVPVPTFSSAIAYFDSYRAENLPANLIQAQRDYFGAHTYNRKDKEGTYHYSWYDEK; encoded by the coding sequence ATGACTAAAGCAAATTTTGGTGTTGTTGGTATGGCTGTTATGGGCCGTAACCTTGCCCTAAATATCGAATCTCGTGGCTATACAGTTGCCATTTATAACCGCTCAGCAAATAAGACAGAGGACGTCATTGCCTCTCATCCTGAGAAAAACTTTGTGCCAAGCTATGATGTGGAGTCTTTTGTAAACTCTATCGAAAAGCCACGTCGGATTATGCTGATGGTTCAAGCTGGTCCTGGTACAGATGCGACTATTCAGGCCTTGCTCCCTCACTTGGATAAGGGCGATATCCTGATTGACGGTGGGAATACATTCTACAAAGATACTATTCGCCGCAATGAAGAGTTGGCTAACTCTGGCATCAACTTCATCGGTACAGGTGTTTCCGGTGGTGAAAAGGGTGCATTGGAAGGACCATCTATTATGCCGGGTGGTCAAAAAGAAGCTTATGAGTTGGTAGCCGATGTCTTGGAAGAAATCTCTGCTAAAGCTCCTGAAGACGGCGCACCATGTGTGACCTATATCGGTCCTGATGGCGCTGGTCACTATGTAAAAATGGTCCATAACGGGATTGAGTACGGTGATATGCAGCTTATCGCTGAAAGTTATGACCTGATGCAGCACTTGCTGGGGCTTTCAGCTAGTGAAATGGCTGACATCTTCACAGAGTGGAACAAAGGCGAGCTAGACAGCTATCTGATTGAGATTACAGCGGATATCTTGACACGCAAGGACGATGAAGGTCAAGATGGCCCAATTGTTGATTACATTCTGGATGCGGCTGGTAATAAAGGAACTGGTAAGTGGACCAGTCAATCTTCTCTGGATTTAGGTGTGCCGCTGCCATTGATTACAGAGTCAGTCTTTGCGCGTTACATTTCCACCTACAAGGATGAGCGTGTGGCAGCCAGCAAGGTATTGCCAAAACCAGCTACTTTCACCTTTGAGGGAGACAAGGCAGAGTTGATTGAAAAGATCCGCCAGGCTCTTTACTTCTCAAAAATCATGTCTTATGCTCAAGGATTTGCTCAATTGCGTGTAGCTTCTAAGGAAAACAACTGGAATCTGCCGTTTGGTGAGATTGCTTCTATCTGGCGTGCTGGCTGTATCATCCGTGCTCGCTTCCTGCAAAAGATTACAGACGCATACGGTCGTGATGCTGACCTTGCAAACCTGCTCTTAGATGAATACTTCATGGATATTACGGCTAAGTATCAGCAGGCAGTTCGTGATGTTGTCAGCTTGGCTGTGCAAGCAGGTGTACCAGTACCAACCTTCTCCAGTGCCATTGCTTACTTTGATAGCTACCGTGCAGAAAATCTGCCAGCTAATCTGATTCAGGCGCAGCGTGATTACTTTGGTGCTCATACGTACAACCGTAAAGACAAAGAAGGTACCTACCACTATTCTTGGTACGACGAAAAATAG
- a CDS encoding DNA-binding response regulator has protein sequence MAKRILLVENEKNLARFVSLELQKESFLVDLAETGHEGLALAKDVDYDLLLLNYDLQDMTASDFAKQLSLIKPASVIIVLASREEIAEQQEAIQHFAVSYVVKPFIISDLVERVSIIFRGRDFIDQHCSLLKIPTSYRNLRVDIKNHTVYRGEEVIALTRREYDLLVTLMGSNKVMSREQLLERVWKYESATETNVVDVYIRYLRSKIDVEGQPSYIKTVRGVGYAMQE, from the coding sequence ATGGCAAAGCGAATTTTACTAGTAGAAAATGAAAAAAATCTTGCCCGATTTGTGAGTTTGGAACTGCAAAAAGAAAGCTTTCTTGTAGATTTGGCTGAGACTGGTCATGAGGGACTGGCTCTGGCAAAAGATGTGGATTATGACTTGCTCCTGCTCAACTATGATCTTCAAGATATGACTGCCAGCGATTTTGCTAAGCAGCTGAGCTTGATTAAGCCAGCTTCGGTCATTATCGTTTTGGCTAGTCGCGAAGAGATTGCGGAGCAACAGGAAGCAATCCAGCATTTTGCTGTTTCCTATGTAGTCAAGCCCTTCATTATCAGTGATTTAGTGGAGCGTGTCTCTATTATTTTCCGCGGGCGTGACTTTATTGACCAGCACTGCAGCCTCTTGAAAATTCCGACCTCTTATCGCAATCTGCGAGTGGATATTAAAAATCATACGGTTTACCGTGGTGAGGAAGTTATTGCACTGACGCGGCGGGAGTACGATCTGCTGGTGACCCTGATGGGCAGCAATAAGGTCATGAGCCGTGAGCAGCTGCTGGAGCGTGTCTGGAAGTACGAGAGCGCAACGGAGACCAACGTTGTAGATGTTTATATTCGTTATCTGCGCAGTAAAATTGATGTGGAAGGGCAGCCAAGCTATATCAAAACCGTTCGCGGTGTTGGTTATGCCATGCAAGAATAG
- a CDS encoding PTS transporter subunit IIBC gives MMKDSFKNIFSFEFWQKFGKALMVVVAVMPAAGLMISIGKTVPMINQDWGILVTIGGVMEQIGWGVIGNLHILFALAIGGNWAKERAGGAFAAGLSFILINRITGVLFGVTGELLSKPNATVHTMSFGIKSLDLSLKVSDYFELILGAPALKMGVFVGIIAGFVGATAYNKYYNFRKLPDALSFFNGKRFVPFVVILNSTIIALILGVFWPFIQAGINAFGIWITNAPPILAPFIYGTLERLLLPFGLHHMLTIPMNYTELGGTYIIQTGTDIGKEIAGQDPLWLAWVQDLISLKGSNPSKYQDLLAAYTPARFKVGQMIGSFGILMGVVAAIYHNVDADKKHKYKGMMIATALATFLTGVTEPIEYMFMFVATPLYIIYAFVQGAAFAMADIVDLRVHSFGSIEFLTRTPMTVKAGLGGDIINFIWVTILFGVVMYFISNFMIKKFNYATPGRNGNYETAEGSDEASSSESTGGKVAAASQAVNVINLLGGRANIVDVDACMTRLRVTVKDAEKVGTEEQWKAEGAMGLVMKGQGVQAIYGPKADVLKSDIQDLLDSGEVIPETLPSQKAESAAAKVTYKGVTEEVETVADGQVIDLADVKDPVFSQKMMGDGFAVEPENGKIYSPVAGTVTSVFPSKHAIGLVTDNGLEVLVHIGLETVSLEGKPFEVHVSEGQKVAAGDLLVTADLEAIKEAGRETSTIVVFTNAAAIKSVTVEKLGQASAKTVVAKVEL, from the coding sequence ATGATGAAAGATTCATTCAAGAACATTTTTAGCTTTGAATTTTGGCAAAAATTCGGTAAAGCTTTGATGGTGGTCGTTGCTGTTATGCCGGCAGCAGGACTGATGATTAGTATCGGTAAGACAGTTCCAATGATTAACCAAGATTGGGGAATCTTAGTCACTATTGGTGGCGTAATGGAACAAATTGGTTGGGGTGTTATCGGTAATCTTCATATTTTATTTGCTCTAGCTATTGGTGGAAACTGGGCTAAAGAACGAGCTGGCGGTGCCTTTGCGGCTGGTTTGTCCTTCATTTTAATTAATCGAATTACTGGTGTTCTATTTGGGGTAACTGGCGAATTGTTATCTAAACCAAATGCTACGGTGCACACTATGAGTTTCGGTATTAAATCATTGGATCTTTCTCTGAAAGTGTCTGATTATTTTGAATTAATTCTAGGAGCCCCTGCTCTTAAAATGGGAGTTTTTGTCGGAATTATTGCTGGTTTTGTCGGAGCAACTGCTTACAATAAATATTATAATTTCCGAAAACTTCCAGACGCCTTATCTTTCTTTAATGGGAAAAGATTTGTTCCTTTTGTTGTCATCTTAAACTCAACTATTATTGCTTTAATTCTTGGTGTATTTTGGCCGTTTATTCAGGCGGGAATTAATGCCTTTGGTATTTGGATTACAAATGCACCGCCAATTTTGGCACCATTTATCTATGGTACACTAGAACGTCTCTTGCTTCCATTTGGTTTGCACCACATGTTGACTATTCCAATGAACTATACTGAGCTAGGTGGTACCTACATAATCCAAACAGGAACAGACATTGGTAAAGAAATTGCTGGTCAAGATCCACTTTGGTTGGCTTGGGTTCAGGACTTAATTAGTCTGAAAGGAAGTAATCCATCTAAATATCAAGACCTTCTTGCCGCATATACTCCAGCTCGCTTCAAAGTTGGTCAGATGATTGGATCTTTCGGTATTCTTATGGGGGTAGTAGCAGCTATCTATCACAATGTGGATGCTGACAAGAAACACAAATACAAAGGTATGATGATTGCGACTGCTCTGGCAACCTTCTTGACAGGGGTTACTGAGCCAATCGAGTACATGTTCATGTTTGTAGCGACACCGCTATACATCATTTATGCTTTTGTACAAGGGGCAGCTTTTGCTATGGCTGATATTGTTGATTTGCGTGTTCACTCTTTTGGCTCAATTGAGTTCTTAACTCGTACCCCTATGACTGTTAAGGCTGGTCTTGGTGGAGATATCATCAACTTTATCTGGGTAACGATTCTCTTTGGTGTTGTGATGTACTTCATTTCTAACTTCATGATCAAGAAGTTCAACTATGCGACTCCAGGACGTAACGGTAACTATGAGACAGCAGAAGGTTCAGATGAAGCTTCTTCATCAGAGTCAACTGGTGGTAAAGTTGCTGCAGCTTCTCAAGCAGTAAATGTTATCAATCTTCTTGGCGGCCGCGCTAACATCGTTGATGTAGATGCATGTATGACTCGTCTGCGTGTGACTGTCAAGGATGCTGAAAAAGTTGGAACAGAAGAACAGTGGAAAGCTGAAGGCGCTATGGGCTTGGTTATGAAAGGCCAAGGCGTTCAAGCTATCTACGGACCAAAAGCTGACGTTCTCAAATCTGATATTCAAGACTTGTTGGATTCTGGTGAAGTGATTCCTGAAACACTTCCTAGCCAAAAAGCAGAATCAGCGGCTGCCAAAGTTACTTACAAAGGTGTGACTGAGGAGGTTGAAACTGTTGCGGACGGTCAAGTCATTGACTTGGCAGATGTTAAAGATCCAGTATTCTCACAAAAAATGATGGGTGATGGATTTGCAGTTGAGCCAGAAAATGGTAAAATTTATTCACCAGTTGCTGGTACAGTAACTAGCGTCTTCCCTAGCAAGCATGCTATCGGTCTTGTGACAGATAACGGCTTGGAAGTCTTAGTACATATTGGTTTGGAAACTGTTAGCCTTGAAGGTAAACCATTTGAAGTTCATGTTTCTGAAGGTCAAAAAGTTGCAGCTGGAGATCTTCTAGTCACAGCTGACTTGGAAGCAATCAAGGAAGCAGGACGTGAAACTTCAACAATCGTAGTCTTCACAAATGCAGCAGCTATCAAGTCTGTGACAGTAGAAAAACTTGGTCAAGCATCTGCTAAGACAGTTGTTGCTAAGGTTGAATTGTAA
- a CDS encoding endonuclease/exonuclease/phosphatase family protein — MAKFLTLNTHSWMEEGQEIKLNQLVERILQEKYDVICLQEVNQLTESEQVVQAPFYQAVEGAIAIHQDNFALCLVEKLAEAGLDYHWSWAYNHIGFDIYNEGVAILSRNPMAPREVLVSEANDPKDYHTRKVLLAETEVEGQLLTIASCHLSWWDKGFQGEWAKLEAELLKVKTPLVLMGDFNNPVGQQGYQTILASPLKLQDSHTAAKEAIGEATVEGTIAGWDDNKHALKIDYVFTSQGMDIERSAVVFDGKATPVVSDHFGLEVQVTC; from the coding sequence ATGGCAAAATTCCTGACGTTAAATACTCATAGTTGGATGGAAGAAGGGCAAGAAATCAAGCTTAATCAGTTGGTAGAGCGCATTCTTCAAGAAAAATATGATGTCATTTGCCTGCAGGAAGTCAATCAATTAACGGAGTCTGAACAGGTTGTTCAGGCTCCTTTCTATCAGGCGGTTGAAGGAGCGATTGCGATTCATCAAGACAACTTTGCTCTATGTCTGGTAGAAAAGTTGGCTGAGGCAGGATTGGACTATCATTGGTCCTGGGCCTATAATCATATTGGGTTTGATATTTACAACGAAGGAGTGGCAATCCTATCTAGAAATCCTATGGCTCCTAGAGAAGTTCTAGTATCAGAAGCCAATGATCCTAAGGATTACCATACCCGCAAGGTCTTGCTAGCCGAGACTGAGGTAGAAGGTCAATTGCTGACAATCGCCTCCTGCCATCTGTCTTGGTGGGACAAAGGTTTTCAGGGGGAATGGGCTAAGCTTGAAGCAGAGCTTCTCAAGGTTAAAACTCCTCTGGTCCTCATGGGCGATTTCAACAATCCAGTCGGCCAGCAAGGTTACCAGACCATCTTAGCCAGTCCACTGAAGCTGCAGGATAGTCATACTGCTGCAAAAGAAGCTATCGGAGAGGCGACAGTAGAAGGGACTATTGCAGGCTGGGATGATAATAAGCATGCTCTGAAGATAGACTATGTTTTCACTAGTCAAGGGATGGACATTGAGCGCTCCGCTGTCGTTTTTGACGGGAAAGCAACACCTGTTGTCAGTGACCACTTTGGTTTAGAAGTACAAGTGACATGTTAG
- a CDS encoding excalibur calcium-binding domain-containing protein, producing the protein MILTNKKIIAYSCILLACTSLAACSSDTDNTEALPSLSSSSSSISSSSSSSSTQNDSAKIENTEKAKTEKEEKEAAAKAEQERIAQEEAKKAAELQRQQEEAAAEAQKQQEKADSQVAQEQPQANVYYKNCSEARAAGAAPVYQGQPGYGRHLDRDGDGIGCEK; encoded by the coding sequence ATGATATTAACAAATAAGAAAATAATCGCTTACTCTTGCATCTTGCTAGCTTGCACATCTCTTGCTGCTTGCTCTTCAGACACAGATAATACAGAAGCTCTTCCTAGTCTCTCGTCATCTTCCTCAAGTATTAGCTCATCAAGTAGTAGTTCATCTACACAAAATGATTCAGCCAAAATAGAGAATACAGAAAAAGCCAAGACTGAAAAAGAAGAAAAGGAAGCTGCTGCAAAAGCGGAACAGGAAAGAATAGCGCAAGAGGAAGCTAAAAAGGCTGCGGAACTCCAAAGGCAACAAGAAGAAGCTGCTGCTGAGGCTCAAAAGCAACAAGAGAAAGCAGATTCTCAGGTAGCTCAAGAACAGCCTCAAGCTAATGTTTATTACAAAAATTGCTCCGAAGCAAGAGCAGCTGGTGCTGCACCCGTTTACCAAGGACAACCTGGATATGGTCGTCACCTTGATAGAGATGGTGATGGTATCGGATGTGAGAAATAA
- the nrdR gene encoding transcriptional regulator NrdR: MRCPKCGGNKSSVVDSRQAEDGNTIRRRRECEECQHRFTTYERVEERTLVVVKKDGTREQFSRDKIFNGIIRSAQKRPVSSDEIEEIVNRIEQKVRSQSDNEINSEYIGSLVMDELAELDEITYVRFASVYRSFKDVGELESLLKQITKGSKKKKDK; the protein is encoded by the coding sequence ATGCGTTGTCCGAAATGTGGTGGGAATAAATCAAGTGTAGTTGATAGCAGACAGGCAGAAGATGGGAATACGATCCGCCGCCGCCGGGAGTGCGAAGAATGTCAGCACCGTTTCACGACCTACGAGCGTGTCGAAGAGAGAACCCTAGTAGTTGTCAAAAAGGACGGGACACGTGAGCAATTTTCTCGGGATAAGATTTTTAACGGTATTATTCGCTCGGCGCAAAAGCGGCCAGTATCTAGTGACGAAATAGAGGAAATTGTCAACCGAATCGAGCAAAAGGTCCGCAGTCAGAGCGACAATGAAATCAATAGTGAATATATTGGATCCTTAGTCATGGATGAGCTGGCAGAGCTTGATGAAATCACCTATGTTCGTTTTGCCAGTGTTTACCGGAGTTTCAAGGATGTGGGCGAGCTAGAAAGCCTGCTCAAGCAGATTACCAAGGGGTCCAAGAAGAAAAAGGACAAATAA
- a CDS encoding DnaD domain protein, translating into MKPNHQFSFLRNNAVSPDIAILTKLYLPILGREAVTLYLYLLSFGDNWQKQHLFSQILNHLDFGLNILEESFERLAAIKLVDLYQTDDHYLVQLHPTLTAEEFFSHNVYSRLLEKKIGEAAADALRSEKPSGEKLVKPFMQVFGMEAEQPRAVRKANDFDLEYFKQRMAQDNLRFANEKEDLLELFAIAEQMKWTWYETYVLARETAVSQVISTKRMKQKLAQNPVECQFSKQEQSIIQEAKRTSPMVFLAEIKKTRQAAITRTERKLLLDLAELGLLDEVINVILLLTFNKVDSANLNEKYALKVANDFSYQKVTTAEEAVLKIRERNQQLQNRPAKSGQGSTKSNVPDWSQPDYKNETSAEKQAELEEQKRRLLAKLEGGGE; encoded by the coding sequence ATGAAACCAAACCATCAGTTTTCTTTCTTGCGTAATAATGCAGTCAGCCCAGATATTGCTATCTTGACCAAGCTCTATCTGCCGATTCTGGGGAGAGAAGCGGTAACACTTTATCTTTATCTGCTGTCTTTTGGGGATAATTGGCAAAAACAGCACCTCTTCAGTCAGATTCTCAATCATTTAGATTTTGGACTTAATATTTTAGAAGAAAGTTTTGAGCGTTTGGCGGCGATTAAGCTAGTGGACCTTTATCAAACAGATGACCATTATCTGGTTCAACTCCACCCAACCTTAACAGCGGAGGAATTTTTCAGCCATAATGTGTACAGCCGGCTCTTGGAAAAGAAAATCGGCGAAGCTGCTGCAGATGCCCTGCGGTCAGAAAAACCTAGTGGAGAGAAATTGGTTAAGCCTTTTATGCAGGTGTTTGGTATGGAAGCTGAGCAACCAAGGGCAGTGCGAAAGGCCAATGATTTTGATTTAGAGTATTTCAAACAACGGATGGCTCAGGACAATCTTCGTTTTGCCAATGAAAAAGAAGATTTATTAGAATTGTTTGCAATTGCTGAGCAGATGAAGTGGACTTGGTATGAGACCTATGTCTTGGCGAGAGAAACTGCTGTTTCTCAGGTCATTTCTACCAAGCGGATGAAGCAAAAGCTAGCTCAGAACCCAGTAGAATGCCAATTTTCTAAGCAGGAGCAGTCTATCATTCAAGAGGCGAAACGAACATCGCCAATGGTCTTTCTGGCAGAAATCAAAAAAACCCGTCAGGCTGCTATTACGCGGACGGAGAGAAAGCTTTTGCTGGATTTAGCTGAATTAGGCCTTTTGGACGAAGTTATCAACGTAATCTTGCTCTTGACCTTTAATAAGGTGGATTCAGCCAATCTCAATGAAAAGTATGCCCTCAAGGTAGCCAATGATTTTTCTTATCAAAAGGTGACGACAGCTGAGGAAGCGGTCCTGAAAATCCGTGAGCGCAACCAGCAGCTCCAGAACCGTCCAGCTAAATCTGGACAAGGCTCTACCAAGAGCAACGTACCTGACTGGAGTCAGCCAGATTATAAAAACGAAACGAGTGCAGAGAAGCAGGCCGAGCTAGAAGAACAGAAACGTCGGCTCTTAGCCAAACTTGAAGGAGGAGGCGAATAG
- the dnaI gene encoding primosomal protein DnaI gives MEKIGQNMPHMNRVRQFDYQELVKQIMADPDVAAFIQQEKLTQAEIQRSVSKFNQYITERNRFLLGDETYIAKGYKPILVKNEGYADVAYEETPELIEQERQEAIRSRLNLISLPASLKEASLAQVDLDDVGRYKAFELLTNFVAEFPNYQKAVYLYGDFGVGKSYMMAALAHDLSEKRSVSTTLLHYPSFVLDVKNAISSGLVKEKIDQVKTAQVLILDDIGAEQSSPWIRDEILQVILQHRMQENLPTFFTSNFSFADLERHFASSKNGDETWQAKRVMERIKFLAQEVRLEGENRR, from the coding sequence ATGGAGAAAATAGGACAGAATATGCCTCATATGAATAGGGTGCGGCAGTTTGACTATCAGGAGCTGGTCAAGCAAATCATGGCGGATCCAGATGTGGCAGCCTTTATCCAGCAGGAAAAGCTGACCCAAGCTGAGATTCAGCGCAGTGTCTCCAAGTTTAACCAGTATATTACGGAGCGCAACCGTTTTTTGCTGGGGGACGAGACCTATATTGCTAAGGGCTATAAGCCAATCTTGGTGAAAAATGAAGGCTATGCGGATGTTGCCTATGAAGAGACGCCTGAGTTGATTGAGCAGGAGAGACAGGAGGCCATTAGAAGCCGTCTCAATCTTATCAGCCTACCAGCCAGTCTCAAGGAGGCCAGTCTGGCTCAGGTGGATCTGGATGATGTTGGTCGCTACAAGGCTTTTGAACTGTTGACCAACTTCGTTGCTGAGTTTCCGAATTATCAGAAGGCTGTTTATCTCTACGGCGATTTTGGTGTCGGAAAAAGCTACATGATGGCTGCTCTGGCGCATGATTTGTCAGAAAAACGCAGTGTTTCAACGACACTCCTTCACTATCCAAGCTTTGTTTTGGATGTTAAGAATGCGATAAGTTCCGGCTTGGTTAAGGAGAAGATTGACCAAGTCAAGACAGCTCAAGTGCTGATTTTGGACGATATCGGTGCAGAGCAGTCCAGTCCTTGGATACGGGATGAGATTTTGCAGGTCATTCTCCAGCACCGCATGCAGGAAAATCTGCCAACTTTCTTTACTTCTAACTTTAGTTTTGCGGATTTAGAGCGTCACTTTGCCAGCTCTAAGAATGGCGATGAGACTTGGCAGGCCAAGCGGGTTATGGAGCGAATTAAGTTTTTGGCTCAGGAGGTACGCCTAGAAGGAGAGAACCGCCGATGA
- a CDS encoding NADPH-dependent oxidoreductase, with protein sequence MNETINLMNAHTSVRRFTEEQISDKELRAIIDAGRAASSWKNFQSYSIIVVRSKEKKEALFDLVPQEAIRQSSAFLLFVGDLNRAQKGVQLHTEDFYPEGAENLLISSVDAALAGQNTLLAAESLGYGGVIIGLVRYAASQIAELFKLPDYTYPVFGIALGTPNQNHAVKPRLPYEAVVFEEEYREQDRSTIQAYDRVQTEYAGERAKETWSQRLAAQFGQEPNQAIDQLFKEKKLEK encoded by the coding sequence ATGAATGAAACAATTAACTTGATGAATGCTCACACGTCTGTTCGCCGCTTTACGGAGGAGCAGATTTCGGATAAGGAATTACGTGCCATCATTGATGCTGGGCGGGCTGCGTCCAGCTGGAAGAATTTCCAGTCCTATTCGATCATTGTGGTGCGAAGCAAAGAGAAAAAAGAAGCTCTCTTTGACCTAGTGCCCCAAGAAGCCATTCGGCAGTCTTCGGCCTTCCTGCTTTTTGTTGGCGACCTCAATCGTGCTCAAAAGGGCGTTCAATTGCATACGGAAGACTTTTATCCTGAGGGGGCGGAGAATCTCCTGATTAGCTCAGTAGATGCTGCTTTAGCAGGTCAAAATACTCTGTTGGCAGCTGAAAGTTTGGGTTATGGTGGGGTAATCATTGGACTGGTTCGTTATGCTGCTAGTCAAATAGCAGAGCTTTTCAAGTTGCCGGACTACACTTATCCGGTCTTTGGGATTGCTCTGGGAACTCCCAACCAGAACCATGCAGTCAAGCCACGCCTGCCTTATGAAGCAGTGGTCTTTGAGGAAGAATATCGTGAACAGGATCGTTCAACTATCCAAGCCTATGACCGCGTACAGACTGAATATGCCGGCGAGCGAGCTAAAGAAACCTGGAGTCAGCGCCTAGCTGCCCAATTTGGTCAGGAGCCAAATCAGGCTATTGACCAACTATTCAAAGAAAAGAAATTAGAAAAATAG